The following proteins come from a genomic window of Algiphilus sp.:
- a CDS encoding fatty acid desaturase: MTTSTTTHDGTTWRDGKRWLWVLSPLLPLAGLVSVALAAIHGIGALYWAMPVIFYGLVPLLDYLIGVDRVNPPESAVGPLSEDPYYRGIVFAYIPTQYAATILGAFLAVQGGMVWWEVLGLVITVGMINGIGINTAHELGHKTNSLERWLAKLTLAPVAYGHFFVEHNKGHHKNVATPEDPASSRMGETFWGFLPRTMAGSLRSAWNIEKARLARKGRGVWTADNENLQAWAMTVVLFGGLTLWLGWPALLFLAVQAVYGASLLEVINYIEHYGLLRQKQPGGRYERCNPSHSWNSNHVVTNLFLYQLQRHADHHANPTRRFQALRHFDESPQLPSGYASMLLLAYFPPLWFRQIDPLVVAHYDGDLTRANLLPSRRDRLMARWQGARLDDGHPDPFPGEHDPAVDAGAAQVAGEQRYQCTDCGYIYDEREGCPHEGFPAGTRWSAIPDDWACPQCAVRDKVDFRHLA, from the coding sequence ATGACCACGTCAACCACCACGCACGACGGCACCACCTGGCGCGACGGCAAGCGCTGGCTCTGGGTGCTGAGTCCGCTGTTGCCGCTCGCCGGCCTGGTGTCGGTCGCGCTCGCGGCGATCCACGGCATCGGCGCGCTCTACTGGGCGATGCCCGTCATCTTCTACGGCCTCGTGCCGCTGCTCGACTACCTGATCGGTGTCGACCGCGTGAATCCGCCCGAATCGGCGGTGGGGCCGCTCAGCGAGGACCCGTACTATCGCGGCATCGTCTTCGCCTACATCCCGACCCAGTACGCAGCCACCATCCTGGGCGCATTCCTGGCGGTGCAGGGCGGCATGGTCTGGTGGGAGGTGCTCGGGCTGGTCATCACGGTCGGCATGATCAACGGCATCGGCATCAACACCGCGCACGAGCTCGGCCACAAGACCAACAGCCTGGAGCGCTGGCTGGCCAAGCTGACGCTGGCGCCGGTGGCCTACGGGCACTTCTTCGTCGAGCACAACAAGGGCCATCACAAGAACGTCGCCACGCCGGAGGACCCGGCCAGTTCGCGCATGGGCGAGACCTTCTGGGGCTTCCTGCCCCGGACGATGGCGGGCAGCCTGCGGTCGGCGTGGAACATCGAGAAGGCGCGCCTGGCCCGCAAGGGCCGTGGCGTCTGGACAGCGGACAACGAGAATCTCCAGGCCTGGGCCATGACCGTCGTCCTCTTCGGCGGCCTCACCCTCTGGCTGGGGTGGCCGGCGCTGCTCTTCCTGGCGGTACAGGCGGTCTACGGCGCCAGTCTGCTGGAGGTGATCAACTATATCGAGCACTACGGCCTGCTGCGTCAGAAGCAGCCCGGCGGCCGCTACGAGCGCTGCAACCCCAGCCACTCCTGGAACAGCAACCACGTGGTGACCAATCTGTTCCTCTACCAGTTGCAGCGCCACGCCGACCACCATGCCAATCCCACGCGGCGCTTCCAGGCTCTGCGGCATTTCGACGAGAGCCCGCAGCTGCCTTCCGGCTATGCCTCGATGCTGCTGCTGGCGTACTTTCCGCCGCTGTGGTTCCGGCAGATCGATCCGCTGGTGGTGGCCCACTACGATGGCGACCTGACCAGGGCCAATCTGCTGCCTTCCCGGCGCGACAGGCTGATGGCGCGCTGGCAGGGAGCGCGTCTCGACGACGGGCATCCCGATCCGTTTCCAGGCGAGCACGACCCCGCCGTGGATGCGGGCGCGGCGCAGGTGGCCGGGGAGCAGCGCTATCAGTGCACCGACTGTGGCTACATCTACGACGAGCGCGAGGGTTGCCCGCACGAAGGGTTCCCGGCCGGGACGCGCTGGTCGGCCATTCCGGACGACTGGGCCTGTCCGCAGTGTGCGGTGCGCGACAAGGTCGATTTCCGCCATCTGGCCTGA